A single Lactuca sativa cultivar Salinas chromosome 8, Lsat_Salinas_v11, whole genome shotgun sequence DNA region contains:
- the LOC111889258 gene encoding mitochondrial fission 1 protein A encodes MNNFFESVSAFFSGGDQLPWCSRDIIAGCEKEVAEAPNDASEDTKSEGIMRLSWALVHSRQPDDVQRGIAMLEASIGNTNSPLQRREKLYLLAVGYYRSGDFSRSRQLLEQCLEIAPDWRQALSLKKAIEDRITKDGVIGIGITATAVGLIAGGIAAALVRRN; translated from the exons ATGAACAACTTCTTCGAATCGGTCAGTGCCTTCTTCTCCGGTGGAGATCAGCTCCCATGGTGCTCTCGCGACATCATTGCG GGTTGTGAGAAAGAAGTTGCTGAGGCTCCAAATGATGCCTCTGAGGACACAAAGAGTGAGGGCATCATGCGTTTATCTTGGGCATTGGTTCATTCTAGGCAACCAGATGATGTGCAGCGTGGAATAGCTATGCTTGAAG CTTCAATAGGGAACACTAACAGTCCATTGCAAAGGAGAGAGAAATTATATCTTCTGGCTGTTGGCTACTACAGAAGTGGTGACTTTTCAAGGAGTAGACAGCTTCTTGAACAATGTTTAGAG ATTGCACCAGATTGGAGGCAAGCTTTATCACTGAAGAAGGCGATTGAAGATCGCATCACAAAAG ATGGTGTGATCGGAATCGGAATCACTGCTACTGCTGTGGGGCTTATAGCTGGTGGAATTGCTGCAGCTTTGGTCCGAAGGAAttaa